The following are from one region of the Silene latifolia isolate original U9 population chromosome 9, ASM4854445v1, whole genome shotgun sequence genome:
- the LOC141599877 gene encoding methionine gamma-lyase-like: MSTTKFTRSATIASFRAASMKRLAATVYDEHDPEVHLGSARHEFGEHGGINMSIEASATFTVMEPETMRKMFTGELGAEQDHYIYSRHFNPTVLGLGHLLAAMEGTESAYCTSSGISAISSVLLQLVSAGGHVVASHTLYGGTYALLSEFLPRTSGITTSFVDIRDLAAVEEAIEEGNTKVLYFETMSNPTLTVADIPGLSKIARRKGVTVVVDNTFTPMLISPARLGADVVVHSVSKFISGAGDIIAGAICGSNSLINSMMDLHDGTLMLLGPTMNPKAAFELSERVPHLGLRMKEHSARALEFAKRMKKLGLKVIYPGLEDHPNHFLLKSIRNPQYGFGGMLCLDMETEYKANGLMYQLQNAAQFGFMAVSLGYYETLMSCSGNSTSSELTDEEKAQSGISPGLIRMSVGYNGTLEQKWAQFEKAYAKLQDGHMFHH, translated from the exons ATGTCCACCACCAAGTTTACGCGATCTGCCACCATTGCTAGCTTCCGAGCGGCGAGCATGAAAAGGCTCGCTGCAACGGTATATGATGAACATGACCCTGAGGTCCACCTAGGGAGCGCGAGACATGAGTTCGGAGAGCATGGCGGTATAAACATGTCAATCGAGGCATCCGCTACATTCACCGTCATGGAGCCAGAAACCATGAGAAAAATGTTCACAGGAGAACTGGGAGCAGAACAAGACCACTACATATACAGCCGTCACTTCAACCCAACCGTCCTCGGTCTCGGTCACCTCCTGGCTGCCATGGAGGGTACCGAGTCTGCCTACTGCACTTCCAGTGGCATCTCGGCAATCTCCTCTGTCCTCCTGCAGCTGGTTTCTGCAGGAGGACATGTAGTCGCCTCCCATACTCTGTATGGGGGGACCTATGCTCTACTTAGCGAGTTTCTCCCCCGTACTAGCGGGATTACCACATCATTTGTGGATATAAGGGACCTTGCAGCCGTAGAGGAGGCCATAGAGGAGGGGAACACCAAGGTGTTGTATTTCGAAACAATGTCAAACCCAACCCTTACAGTAGCTGACATCCCGGGACTATCCAAGATAGCGAGGCGTAAAGGTGTAACGGTGGTGGTGGACAACACTTTTACTCCCATGCTCATATCTCCAGCCCGACTTGGAGCTGACGTTGTCGTTCATAGTGTCTCCAAGTTCATTAGTGGAGCGGGAGATATCATTGCAG GTGCCATCTGTGGATCTAACAGCCTCATAAATTCAATGATGGACTTACACGACGGTACCTTGATGCTGTTAGGCCCAACCATGAACCCAAAAGCGGCCTTTGAGTTATCAGAAAGAGTCCCGCACTTGGGGTTAAGGATGAAGGAGCACAGCGCCCGGGCTTTGGAATTTGCCAAGAGGATGAAAAAATTAGGCCTAAAAGTAATATATCCAGGTCTTGAGGATCACCCCAACCACTTTCTTCTCAAGTCCATCCGCAATCCCCAATATGGGTTCGGTGGAATGTTGTGCCTCGATATGGAGACCGAGTACAAGGCCAACGGTCTTATGTACCAACTCCAAAACGCCGCCCAGTTTGGATTTATGGCTGTCAGTTTGGGCTACTATGAGACTCTCATGTCCTGCTCCGGTAACAGCACTAGTAGCGAGTTGACCGATGAGGAGAAGGCCCAGTCTGGCATCTCCCCGGGCTTGATCCGAATGTCTGTGGGATATAATGGCACTCTTGAACAGAAGTGGGCTCAATTTGAGAAGGCTTACGCTAAATTGCAAGATGGACATATGTTTCATCATTAA